In Aegilops tauschii subsp. strangulata cultivar AL8/78 chromosome 3, Aet v6.0, whole genome shotgun sequence, one genomic interval encodes:
- the LOC109780496 gene encoding uncharacterized protein: MHGIDLTSDYLMHDFAHCDGLVLLPVGFTAYVLNPATRRTLKLPRGRGADPPPRQKPLSFEMCHQAFGLGQDSRSGAYKVARFSYSSLHLLTGTCSYRSITMEVFTIGTDRHWRETVTRPPYPVLARRTATFFKGSVIWAIDERNLGKAAPGFLRFSLEDEAFGVMPPPPCYPMLEYTRFSLSELRGELCLTCEGANISSVELWMCNNVEKPRWDRRYTIAALMFRPPELCPIATFDDEIVFKERVSYTRRYNLKTKAYKDRFCMANLRYHHPSTGKLGFQRRIFFSFDVIPYVPSLIPV; this comes from the coding sequence ATGCACGGCATAGACTTGACCTCCGACTACCTGATGCACGATTTCGCGCACTGCGATGGGCTGGTCCTGCTGCCCGTCGGGTTCACCGCGTACGTGCTCAACCCGGCCACACGCCGCACCCTGAAGCTTCCCCGGGGCCGTGGCGCCGACCCGCCGCCACGGCAAAAGCCCCTCAGCTTCGAGATGTGCCACCAGGCGTTTGGCCTTGGGCAAGACTCACGTTCTGGCGCCTACAAGGTGGCGCGCTTCTCGTACTCCTCTTTGCACCTGCTTACGGGGACGTGCAGCTACCGCTCCATCACGATGGAAGTGTTCACCATTGGGACTGATCGGCACTGGCGTGAGACAGTGACGCGACCGCCATACCCTGTCCTGGCACGGCGAACAGCGACCTTCTTCAAGGGGTCAGTCATCTGGGCCATCGACGAGCGTAACCTCGGGAAGGCGGCGCCGGGTTTCCTCCGTTTCAGCTTGGAAGACGAGGCTTTCGGGGTCATGCCGCCACCACCTTGCTACCCGATGTTGGAATACACCCGGTTCAGTTTATCCGAGCTGCGCGGGGAGTTGTGCTTGACCTGTGAAGGGGCCAACATCAGTTCAGTTGAGTTGTGGATGTGCAACAACGTTGAGAAGCCCAGATGGGATCGACGTTACACAATCGCTGCTCTCATGTTCAGGCCCCCTGAACTATGTCCAATCGCCACATTTGATGATGAGATTGTGTTCAAGGAACGGGTGTCCTACACGAGACGCTACAATCTCAAAACCAAAGCTTACAAGGATCGGTTCTGCATGGCCAACTTGAGGTATCACCATCCAAGCACAGGCAAGCTTGGGTTCCAAAGGAGGATTTTCTTCTCCTTTGATGTAATCCCCTATGTTCCAAGCCTTATTCCTGTCTAG